A genomic segment from Oncorhynchus nerka isolate Pitt River unplaced genomic scaffold, Oner_Uvic_2.0 unplaced_scaffold_2046, whole genome shotgun sequence encodes:
- the LOC135567449 gene encoding LOW QUALITY PROTEIN: nucleoredoxin-like protein 1 (The sequence of the model RefSeq protein was modified relative to this genomic sequence to represent the inferred CDS: inserted 1 base in 1 codon), translated as MVDLFLGRTLVCNNRDRVEYDTEREVILRLQNRILLLFFGSVDSQRCQEFVPLLQDFFKRLTDEFYVERSAQLVLLYISLDQSEEQLENLLKELPKKCLFLTHNDPYRRELESMFEVEDVPRVVVLRPDCSVLSPNAVSEISSLGTNCFHNWQESAELIDRNFMLNEEFDDKKMRSVTDPIRRLKYKVKKKKRRRWGWXGGGAGEDEEEKEEEDEEEEEERGEKEG; from the exons ATGGTAGATTTGTTCCTAGGTCGTACACTAGTATGTAACAACAGAGACCGTGTTGAGTACGATACGGAACGGGAGGTCATCCTCCGTCTCCAGAACCGGATCCTGCTCCTGTTCTTCGGTTCAGTAGACAGCCAACGGTGCCAGGAGTtcgtccccctcctcc AGGACTTCTTCAAGCGTCTAACAGATGAGTTCTACGTGGAACGCTCGGCCCAGTTGGTCCTTCTGTACATCAGCCTGGACCAATCAGAGGAGCAGCTGGAGAACCTCCTCAAAGAGCTGCCCAAGAAATGCCTGTTCCTGACCCACAATGACCCCTATCGCAG agagctggagtctatgtTTGAGGTGGAGGATGTACCGAGGGTGGTGGTGCTGCGACCagactgttctgttctatctcccAACGCTGTCTCTGAGATAAGCAGCCTCGGAACCAACTGCTTCCACAactggcag GAATCAGCTGAGCTTATCGACAGGAACTTCATGCTGAACGAGGAGTTTGATGACAAAAAGATGCGGAGCGTCACTGACCCGATACGCCGCCTCAAATACaaggtgaagaagaagaagaggaggcggtgggggt ggggtggtggagccggagaggatgaggaggagaaggaggaggaggacgaggaggaggaggaggaaagaggagagaaagaaggatga